The Spirochaetae bacterium HGW-Spirochaetae-1 genome includes a region encoding these proteins:
- a CDS encoding type IV secretion protein Rhs, with protein MKGGGNLSKPTISDPKLQNIVNDLYKGVANPNRIGTGTTADAIRNELLTGQSTSGRFHITKGQEYSRALEKWLNKIPNASYQDRLAAQSLLDDLKNALGVK; from the coding sequence GTGAAGGGGGGTGGAAATCTTTCTAAACCTACTATAAGTGATCCAAAGTTGCAGAATATAGTTAATGATTTATATAAAGGTGTTGCAAATCCAAATCGTATAGGGACAGGAACAACGGCGGATGCTATCCGCAATGAATTATTAACAGGACAGTCTACATCTGGGCGATTTCATATAACAAAAGGTCAAGAGTATTCCAGAGCATTAGAAAAATGGCTTAATAAAATTCCAAATGCATCTTATCAAGATCGTCTAGCTGCGCAAAGTCTATTAGACGATTTAAAAAATGCTTTAGGAGTCAAATAA
- a CDS encoding DNA-binding protein, whose amino-acid sequence MDLKKQVGYWHRGSLSDIDTAGILIEKNKYPEGMFFCHLAIEKILKAVYVKTQSEFAPKSHNLFMLSEKAGIDLKDDIEYFFGILMMYQTQGRYPEPSPVVHSKTQIFQFLDKTKEVRAWLEKML is encoded by the coding sequence ATGGATTTAAAAAAACAGGTTGGTTACTGGCATAGAGGGTCGTTATCAGATATTGATACAGCCGGTATTCTTATTGAAAAGAATAAATATCCGGAAGGGATGTTTTTCTGTCATCTGGCTATTGAAAAAATACTGAAAGCAGTATATGTAAAAACACAATCTGAATTTGCGCCAAAAAGTCATAACCTTTTTATGCTCAGCGAAAAAGCGGGAATTGATCTGAAAGATGATATAGAATATTTTTTTGGTATACTGATGATGTATCAGACACAGGGACGTTATCCCGAACCTTCACCTGTCGTGCATTCTAAAACGCAGATATTTCAATTTCTAGACAAAACAAAAGAGGTGCGGGCATGGTTAGAGAAGATGCTGTAA
- a CDS encoding nucleotidyltransferase domain-containing protein yields MVREDAVRIARQYIALLSDHGLNITRAILFGSFARGDFNDGSDIDLLLVSPAFDTDKDSYYGLLWKLTKISDYKIEPVPVGEELFNRDSGFPIVEIAKHEGYELKIA; encoded by the coding sequence ATGGTTAGAGAAGATGCTGTAAGAATCGCCCGGCAATATATTGCATTGTTGTCCGATCATGGTTTAAATATTACCAGGGCCATCCTGTTCGGCAGTTTCGCCAGAGGGGATTTTAATGATGGCAGCGACATCGACCTGTTATTGGTTTCACCTGCATTTGACACGGACAAAGACAGCTATTATGGATTGCTGTGGAAGCTGACAAAAATCAGCGACTACAAAATCGAACCGGTGCCTGTTGGAGAAGAATTATTCAACAGGGACTCAGGATTTCCCATCGTTGAAATAGCAAAACATGAAGGTTATGAATTGAAGATAGCCTGA
- a CDS encoding citramalate synthase: MKEKTISIYDTTLRDGAQTLGISFSLQDKLRISRALDRLKVDYIEGGWPGSNPKDDLYFEQVRGENLEHAKIAAFGSTKRKDISCAKDPLLQALVGSGAHVITIVAKTWDFHVTRALNIELEENLKLIGDTVAYLKDKGQTVFLDAEHFFDGFKANKDYSLQCLAAAARAGADFLVLCDTNGGTLPHEVTESVSMALGESAVPLGVHFHNDCGVAVANSLAAVQAGAVQVQGTINGYGERCGNCDLTTFIPTAALKMGYACSAGESLIHLTEISRFVSETANLAHNDRMPYVGSNAFAHKGGIHVSALQKDTRTYEHIDPSLVGNRRQVLVSELSGKSNISFKAREMGIDLDKDVSLPAGILKKIKKLEDQGFQFEAAEGSFELIIREATGEYKPFFNLKGFRVITEMDQKGRLDCEATIKVEVRGREEHTASIGNGPVEALDNALRKALEKFYPEIRQMQLTDYKVRVLNEKDGTGSSVRVLIDQKRDTEHWGTVGVSTNIIEASWRALVDGIEFMLFKNSSQKPRKLD, translated from the coding sequence ATGAAAGAAAAAACCATAAGTATCTATGATACCACCCTGCGTGACGGGGCCCAGACCCTGGGCATAAGCTTCTCCCTCCAGGACAAGCTGCGCATAAGCCGCGCCCTGGACAGGCTGAAGGTCGATTATATCGAGGGCGGATGGCCCGGCTCCAATCCCAAGGACGACCTGTATTTCGAGCAGGTTCGAGGGGAGAACCTGGAGCACGCTAAAATCGCGGCCTTCGGCTCCACGAAACGAAAGGATATCTCCTGCGCCAAGGACCCGCTGCTGCAGGCGCTGGTGGGATCGGGCGCCCATGTCATCACCATCGTGGCCAAGACCTGGGATTTCCATGTAACCCGGGCCCTGAATATCGAACTCGAGGAAAACCTGAAGCTAATTGGCGACACCGTGGCCTATCTCAAGGATAAAGGGCAGACCGTGTTTCTCGACGCCGAGCATTTCTTCGACGGCTTTAAAGCCAATAAGGATTATTCCCTGCAATGCCTGGCCGCGGCTGCCCGTGCCGGCGCCGACTTCCTGGTGCTCTGCGATACCAACGGCGGAACCCTCCCCCACGAGGTGACTGAAAGCGTTTCCATGGCCCTGGGCGAATCTGCCGTACCCCTGGGCGTGCATTTTCACAATGACTGCGGCGTGGCCGTGGCCAATTCCCTGGCCGCCGTGCAGGCCGGCGCCGTACAGGTCCAGGGCACCATCAACGGCTACGGGGAACGTTGTGGAAACTGTGATCTCACCACTTTCATTCCCACGGCGGCCCTGAAAATGGGATACGCCTGTTCCGCCGGAGAATCCCTGATCCACCTGACCGAAATAAGCAGGTTTGTCAGTGAGACGGCAAACCTGGCCCACAATGACCGTATGCCCTACGTGGGCAGCAACGCCTTTGCCCACAAGGGAGGCATCCATGTCTCGGCCCTGCAAAAGGACACGCGGACTTATGAACACATCGACCCGTCCCTGGTGGGAAACCGGCGGCAGGTCCTGGTATCGGAACTTTCCGGAAAAAGCAATATTTCCTTCAAGGCCCGGGAGATGGGAATCGACCTCGATAAAGACGTGAGCCTTCCGGCAGGCATACTGAAAAAGATAAAGAAACTCGAAGACCAGGGATTTCAGTTCGAGGCGGCCGAAGGGTCCTTTGAACTCATCATCCGTGAGGCAACGGGCGAATATAAGCCGTTTTTCAACCTGAAGGGATTCCGCGTCATAACGGAAATGGACCAGAAGGGAAGACTTGACTGCGAAGCGACCATCAAGGTAGAGGTCCGGGGCAGGGAAGAACACACTGCCTCCATCGGCAACGGCCCTGTGGAAGCCCTGGACAACGCCCTGCGCAAGGCCCTGGAAAAATTTTATCCCGAGATCAGGCAGATGCAGCTCACGGACTACAAGGTTCGGGTCCTCAACGAAAAGGACGGCACCGGATCGTCCGTACGGGTTCTTATTGACCAGAAGCGGGACACGGAGCACTGGGGGACCGTGGGTGTTTCCACCAACATCATCGAGGCCTCGTGGCGGGCCCTGGTGGACGGCATCGAGTTTATGCTTTTCAAGAACTCCAGTCAGAAACCACGGAAATTGGATTAA
- a CDS encoding glutamate racemase encodes MSDKAIGIFDSGIGGLTVCKAIHDMLPSENIIYFGDTARFPYGTRSRDTIIGYSREITRYLLSREVKMIVIACNTSSAAALETLREEFPLPIVGVIEAGARAACARNSSGIIGVIATRATVNSSSYIKAIQNISSTSSVVQQQATLFVSLTEEGLTDHEITRLTVREYLQPMYENGVRTIILGCTHFPLLKKAINDVYPGLDLVDTGIEIAQEVKKILGEKKLARTASTGTMGEIELYASDITETMQHLKDIFFGNNGTEIKKLVIKG; translated from the coding sequence ATGTCTGATAAAGCGATTGGTATTTTTGATTCGGGTATCGGGGGGCTCACGGTCTGCAAGGCCATACATGACATGCTCCCTTCGGAAAACATCATCTATTTCGGAGACACGGCGCGTTTCCCCTACGGGACCCGGTCCCGGGACACCATCATCGGCTACTCGCGGGAGATTACGCGGTACCTTCTTTCCCGTGAAGTCAAGATGATTGTCATCGCCTGCAACACCTCCTCGGCGGCGGCACTCGAGACCCTGCGGGAGGAGTTCCCTCTCCCCATCGTGGGAGTCATCGAAGCCGGGGCTCGTGCGGCCTGCGCAAGAAACAGCTCGGGGATCATAGGGGTTATTGCAACACGGGCCACGGTCAACAGCAGCTCGTATATCAAGGCCATACAGAACATTAGCAGCACAAGCAGTGTTGTACAGCAGCAGGCGACGCTCTTTGTATCACTCACCGAGGAGGGACTGACCGATCACGAGATCACGCGGCTCACCGTCAGGGAATATCTCCAGCCCATGTACGAAAACGGCGTACGGACAATAATCCTGGGCTGCACGCACTTTCCACTGCTGAAAAAGGCCATCAATGACGTATATCCAGGCCTCGATCTCGTGGATACGGGCATTGAAATAGCGCAGGAAGTAAAAAAGATCCTGGGTGAAAAAAAACTTGCACGGACCGCATCCACCGGTACCATGGGTGAAATTGAGCTCTATGCATCGGATATAACAGAAACCATGCAGCATCTGAAAGATATATTTTTCGGCAATAACGGTACGGAAATAAAAAAACTGGTCATAAAAGGATAG
- a CDS encoding acylneuraminate cytidylyltransferase — MNKPSVIALVQARMGSTRLKSKALADLAGKPLLYHVLERTALIKGVHTVVLATSDSNENRQLMELARSMGLEAFAGPEDNVQERFYLASEQFPCDYIVRVTGDNPFTDVHYAGETVALALETSADLCSFTNLPLGVGVEIISKSALDRCRRESSLPYHYEHVTPYIKEHPELFTIVRREARYENPCGEVRLTVDTEEDLQVARLLYRALYQGKPFPLSSVLEHLKNNPELIGINSHVEQKPMTSSG, encoded by the coding sequence ATGAATAAACCTTCAGTCATCGCCCTCGTACAGGCCCGCATGGGGTCAACGCGCCTTAAAAGTAAGGCCCTGGCCGACCTGGCCGGAAAACCTCTGCTGTACCACGTTCTGGAACGCACGGCCTTGATAAAGGGCGTGCATACCGTGGTGCTGGCCACTTCCGACTCCAATGAAAACAGGCAGCTCATGGAACTGGCCCGCTCCATGGGGCTGGAGGCCTTTGCCGGGCCCGAGGACAATGTGCAGGAGCGGTTCTACCTGGCCTCGGAGCAGTTCCCCTGCGACTACATCGTTCGCGTTACCGGGGACAACCCCTTCACCGACGTGCACTATGCCGGCGAAACCGTTGCCCTGGCCCTGGAGACATCGGCAGACCTCTGCTCCTTCACGAACCTGCCCCTGGGCGTGGGCGTGGAAATCATCAGTAAAAGCGCCCTGGACCGCTGCCGCAGGGAATCATCGCTCCCTTATCATTATGAACACGTGACACCCTATATCAAGGAGCACCCGGAACTCTTCACCATCGTGCGGCGTGAAGCCCGCTACGAAAACCCCTGTGGTGAGGTCCGACTTACGGTTGACACGGAAGAAGACCTGCAGGTGGCCCGCCTGCTGTACAGGGCACTGTACCAGGGAAAGCCCTTTCCCCTTTCATCAGTGCTGGAACACCTGAAAAACAACCCCGAACTCATCGGGATAAACAGCCATGTAGAACAGAAACCCATGACGAGCAGCGGCTGA
- a CDS encoding copper-translocating P-type ATPase codes for MEKLTYGITGMSCAACSARIEKGLGAKEGVAAVHVNLALERATIEFDESRLTRDDIKKKIVEIGYGVIDESGRDDAGDSEIRAREKEVRSLKRAFMASSLLSAPLVAAMVFMLFNVHVPLIHEPWFQLLLATPVQFGPGMRYYRNAWHGLRAKSPGMDLLVALGTSAAYLLSIYNGFIAPRHQGAMPHLYFEASAIIITLVLLGKYFEALAKGRTSRAMRNLMGLQPGTARVVRNGEEKDIPVDAIVRGDTIAVRPGERIPADGTVVQGYSSVDESMITGESIPVEKGPGDALTGGTMNNNGAVIFRAERVGGDTVLARIIRVVQEAQGSKAPIQRLADRVAAVFVPVVLGVAVISFLGWFIFTGDATRALLAAVSVLVIACPCALGLATPTAIMVGTGRGAEMGILIKNGPSLERAGKVHAVVFDKTGTITEGKPSVTNVLTGGESDEVTMIKLAAGAETGSEHPLGRAIVDFAASRSISIPARESFMAIPGRGVEARVTGRNVSVGTELLMREKGVDISSWRNACTALEENGKTVMYAAIDGRAAGIIAVADTIKATASAAVASLAVMGIDVYMITGDNVRAARFMGRQAGIPEDRIYAGVPPENKAAIVRELKEKGLVVAMVGDGINDAPALATADIGIAMGTGTDVAMETGDITLMKGDPSTVSVAIDLSRSTMRKIRQNLFWAFFYNAVGIPFAALGLLNPIIAGAAMAFSSVSVVSNSLSLKRFHIKKSKQKENDMSTITLQVEGMSCNHCVMAVKKGISSVAGVSAVDVKLDSGAVTVEAASSVKREELVQAVVDAGYTVK; via the coding sequence ATGGAAAAACTGACATACGGCATTACGGGCATGTCCTGCGCTGCCTGTTCAGCCCGGATTGAAAAGGGTCTGGGCGCAAAGGAAGGCGTAGCGGCGGTGCATGTCAATCTTGCCCTGGAAAGGGCTACCATTGAATTTGATGAAAGCAGGCTTACCCGCGATGATATAAAAAAGAAAATCGTTGAAATAGGATACGGTGTCATTGATGAGAGCGGGCGGGACGATGCCGGGGATTCGGAGATCCGTGCCCGTGAAAAAGAAGTCCGCAGCCTGAAAAGAGCGTTCATGGCATCGTCTCTGCTGAGTGCGCCTCTCGTGGCTGCCATGGTTTTCATGCTGTTCAATGTCCATGTTCCTCTCATCCATGAGCCCTGGTTTCAGCTCCTGCTGGCCACGCCGGTTCAGTTCGGTCCGGGCATGCGCTACTACAGGAATGCCTGGCACGGACTCAGGGCGAAGAGTCCCGGCATGGATCTCCTGGTTGCCCTGGGGACAAGCGCCGCATACCTGCTCAGCATCTATAACGGATTCATAGCCCCGCGGCACCAGGGAGCAATGCCCCACCTCTATTTTGAGGCCTCGGCCATCATCATCACCCTCGTACTCCTGGGGAAATATTTCGAGGCACTGGCAAAGGGAAGAACCTCCAGGGCCATGAGGAATCTCATGGGGCTGCAGCCCGGAACGGCTCGTGTCGTCAGGAACGGGGAAGAGAAGGATATTCCCGTTGATGCCATTGTCAGGGGTGATACTATCGCCGTGCGGCCCGGTGAAAGAATTCCCGCCGACGGCACCGTGGTGCAGGGATATTCTTCCGTTGATGAAAGTATGATCACCGGAGAAAGCATTCCCGTGGAAAAGGGACCCGGCGATGCCCTCACGGGCGGGACCATGAACAACAATGGAGCAGTGATTTTTCGTGCCGAGAGGGTCGGCGGGGACACGGTTCTGGCCCGCATTATCAGGGTCGTCCAGGAGGCCCAGGGGTCAAAGGCGCCCATTCAGCGGCTGGCTGATCGTGTAGCCGCCGTCTTTGTGCCCGTGGTGCTTGGCGTGGCTGTTATTTCCTTCCTGGGCTGGTTCATTTTCACCGGCGACGCAACGCGGGCCCTGCTGGCGGCGGTTTCAGTCCTGGTCATTGCCTGCCCCTGCGCCCTGGGCCTGGCAACGCCCACGGCCATCATGGTGGGTACGGGCAGGGGAGCTGAAATGGGCATCCTGATAAAAAACGGGCCAAGCCTGGAAAGGGCCGGGAAGGTCCATGCCGTTGTTTTTGATAAAACCGGCACCATCACTGAAGGCAAGCCCTCCGTAACCAATGTCCTGACCGGCGGGGAGTCTGATGAAGTAACAATGATAAAGCTGGCCGCTGGAGCTGAGACCGGATCTGAACATCCCCTGGGACGGGCTATTGTGGATTTTGCCGCGTCCCGGAGCATATCAATTCCCGCAAGGGAATCCTTTATGGCGATTCCCGGCCGCGGGGTAGAGGCCCGGGTCACGGGACGGAATGTGTCCGTGGGAACGGAATTATTGATGCGTGAAAAGGGCGTGGATATATCATCGTGGCGTAACGCCTGCACGGCCCTGGAAGAGAATGGGAAGACAGTCATGTATGCCGCGATAGATGGCCGCGCAGCCGGGATTATCGCCGTGGCCGATACAATAAAAGCGACGGCTTCGGCGGCCGTGGCATCCCTGGCCGTTATGGGAATTGATGTCTACATGATTACGGGAGACAATGTCAGGGCTGCGCGGTTCATGGGCAGGCAGGCAGGCATTCCTGAAGACCGGATCTATGCCGGAGTACCGCCGGAAAACAAGGCGGCCATAGTACGGGAACTGAAGGAAAAGGGACTCGTTGTGGCCATGGTGGGCGACGGCATTAATGATGCACCGGCCCTGGCCACGGCCGATATCGGTATTGCCATGGGAACGGGTACGGATGTGGCCATGGAAACGGGCGACATCACCCTCATGAAGGGAGACCCGTCAACGGTATCTGTGGCCATTGATCTGTCGCGGAGCACCATGAGAAAGATACGCCAGAATCTCTTCTGGGCCTTTTTCTACAACGCTGTGGGCATTCCCTTCGCGGCCCTGGGGCTCCTGAATCCCATCATTGCCGGTGCGGCCATGGCTTTCAGTTCCGTTTCCGTCGTAAGCAATTCGCTCAGCCTGAAAAGATTCCATATAAAAAAATCAAAACAAAAGGAGAATGATATGAGTACCATAACATTACAGGTGGAAGGAATGTCGTGCAACCACTGCGTCATGGCGGTGAAAAAAGGGATCAGCTCCGTGGCCGGCGTCAGTGCCGTGGATGTGAAACTGGACAGCGGTGCTGTCACCGTTGAGGCCGCTTCTTCAGTGAAACGCGAGGAACTCGTGCAGGCCGTTGTGGATGCCGGTTATACCGTGAAATAG
- a CDS encoding CsoR family transcriptional regulator, whose protein sequence is MADHENCSMRNAHHAKELKDGMIARLKKIEGQIRGISRMIDEDVYCDDILNQVAAVESALNGVKQLLLEAHMKSCIVEQIEEGKYEVIDELLRTIRKLM, encoded by the coding sequence ATGGCGGATCATGAGAATTGTTCAATGCGAAACGCCCATCATGCGAAGGAATTAAAGGATGGCATGATTGCCAGGCTGAAAAAAATCGAAGGGCAGATTCGCGGCATCTCCCGCATGATCGACGAGGATGTGTACTGCGATGATATTCTGAACCAGGTGGCGGCCGTTGAATCGGCCCTGAACGGTGTAAAACAGCTTCTCCTGGAAGCGCACATGAAAAGCTGCATTGTCGAGCAGATCGAGGAAGGGAAATATGAGGTCATCGATGAACTTCTCAGGACCATCCGGAAACTCATGTGA
- a CDS encoding DUF1751 domain-containing protein, translated as MNGNKSNFDSWVMRLIMINTGIFFLQSFLGPNEGGAMVYYLGLVPSLVVDKGYVWQIFTYMFLHGGFFHLFLNMYALLIFGIPIEQNWGSKKFLGYFLFTGLGAGITIFLINYFLFGGMIAGIPTIGASGAVFGLLLAFGMLYPDAQILLFFILPIKAKYLVVLYGLFEFYSMVSSGGGSEVSHVGHLGGLVFGLIYFFVRGRERHTLRGKSFRTKIMREIRKRDTAIQARVENRDNSLTDILKKIKQHGIETLSDDEFQQIRYIMIMNDGAENLCVETDFNIDDPYCQKCNNINACIVRELKKYIH; from the coding sequence ATGAACGGAAACAAAAGCAATTTTGACAGCTGGGTAATGCGGCTGATAATGATAAACACGGGTATTTTCTTCCTTCAGTCCTTCCTCGGCCCGAATGAAGGCGGCGCCATGGTATATTACCTGGGCCTGGTCCCCTCCCTGGTTGTAGATAAAGGATATGTATGGCAGATCTTCACCTACATGTTCCTCCACGGCGGTTTTTTCCATCTTTTCCTGAACATGTATGCCCTGCTCATTTTCGGTATCCCCATTGAGCAGAACTGGGGCAGTAAAAAATTCCTGGGATATTTTCTTTTTACGGGACTGGGCGCCGGAATCACGATCTTTTTGATAAACTATTTTCTTTTCGGCGGCATGATTGCCGGTATACCGACTATCGGCGCCTCGGGCGCCGTATTCGGACTGCTCCTGGCCTTCGGCATGCTTTACCCTGACGCGCAGATACTTCTTTTTTTCATTCTTCCCATAAAGGCCAAGTACCTGGTGGTGCTCTACGGTTTATTCGAATTCTATTCCATGGTGAGTTCAGGAGGCGGGAGCGAGGTTTCCCACGTGGGACACCTGGGCGGTCTTGTTTTCGGCCTCATATATTTCTTTGTGCGGGGCCGGGAGCGTCATACCCTGCGCGGTAAAAGCTTCAGGACAAAAATCATGCGGGAAATCCGGAAACGGGATACGGCAATACAGGCCCGTGTTGAAAACCGCGATAACAGCCTCACCGATATCCTGAAAAAAATCAAACAGCACGGTATTGAGACCCTCAGCGATGATGAATTTCAGCAGATCCGCTACATCATGATCATGAATGATGGTGCCGAAAATCTCTGCGTTGAGACCGATTTCAATATCGATGATCCCTATTGCCAGAAATGCAACAACATCAACGCCTGCATCGTCAGGGAACTGAAAAAATACATACATTGA
- a CDS encoding dUTP diphosphatase, producing the protein MIPIKIKAQKGAKIPQYQSAGAAGADVFTFLEEPVSLVPGQTSLVPTGISIELPPGYEAQIRPRSGLALKHGITLLNTPGTIDSDYRGEIKLIVTNLGREEFTITNHMRIAQMVFSSIYRGHFLEMDSLEETERNEGGFGHSGL; encoded by the coding sequence ATGATTCCCATAAAAATAAAAGCACAGAAAGGGGCGAAAATACCCCAGTACCAGAGCGCAGGAGCTGCCGGTGCCGATGTTTTCACGTTCCTGGAAGAACCGGTCTCCCTGGTGCCGGGGCAGACCTCGCTTGTTCCCACGGGCATTTCCATTGAACTGCCGCCGGGTTACGAAGCCCAGATCAGGCCGCGCAGCGGCCTTGCCCTGAAGCACGGCATAACCCTGCTCAACACACCGGGCACCATCGATTCCGATTACCGCGGTGAAATAAAACTTATTGTCACCAATCTGGGAAGGGAGGAATTCACCATAACCAATCACATGCGCATCGCCCAGATGGTATTCAGCAGCATCTACCGGGGACATTTCCTGGAAATGGACTCCCTGGAGGAAACAGAAAGAAATGAAGGAGGATTCGGACATTCCGGATTATGA
- a CDS encoding ribonuclease J — translation MRKKTSKSTKNEKKEKSIRIVPLGGLGAIGKNITLFEYDDSIIIVDCGISFPNEETPGIDFIIPDFSYIRENRKKVKAIVITHGHEDHIGAIPYLLSEIDIPIYGTKLTLGLIQSRLAEHPLTKQPKMIEVQPRDVRNIGPFTIEFINVNHSIIGGVGLAIKTDMGTIIHTGDFKIDFSPVDGDVTDIYRFADYGEKGVLLLMSDSTNAEKSGFTQSESTLVDKLVNIFSSAKGRIIVATFASNIHRIQQVMDVAQRFNRNVAISGLSMQKNVEISDSLGYLSMKDDLVVSVEKANSLPHKKLVVIGTGTQGEPMSALSRMAAGTHRHFRIQRGDTIIITASVIPGNERLVTNIVNTLMSLGADVYYDQEDRIHVSGHGSSKELKLMISITKPRFFMPVHGEFKHMKAHTDIAESLGIKPSRILIAECGDVLDLTQNSFRKTGKVELSQIYIDGNEIGDASSDVIKDRHAMSTDGVVVISLIISEGMLLRDPDITTKGVLGESNLQIVENIRKDVRAQVKKMLKKNMHAPELEVNLKNNLKNLLFRLTKRNSLIIVQVLEI, via the coding sequence ATGAGAAAGAAAACATCCAAATCAACAAAAAATGAGAAAAAAGAAAAGAGCATACGCATCGTACCCCTGGGCGGCCTGGGCGCTATTGGCAAAAATATCACTCTTTTTGAATATGATGACAGCATCATCATCGTGGACTGCGGTATTTCCTTTCCCAACGAGGAGACGCCGGGCATTGACTTCATCATCCCCGACTTTTCCTATATACGGGAAAACAGGAAGAAGGTAAAGGCCATCGTCATCACCCACGGCCATGAAGACCATATCGGCGCCATTCCCTATCTTCTGAGTGAAATCGACATCCCAATCTATGGAACGAAACTAACACTGGGACTTATACAGAGCCGCCTTGCCGAACATCCCCTTACCAAGCAGCCCAAGATGATCGAGGTGCAGCCGCGCGACGTCCGGAACATAGGCCCCTTTACCATTGAGTTTATCAACGTTAACCATTCCATCATCGGCGGCGTGGGACTGGCCATCAAAACCGACATGGGCACCATCATTCATACGGGCGATTTCAAAATCGATTTTTCCCCCGTTGACGGTGACGTGACCGACATCTACCGCTTCGCCGATTACGGCGAAAAGGGCGTTCTTCTCCTCATGTCCGACAGTACCAACGCGGAAAAATCGGGCTTCACCCAGTCGGAATCCACGCTCGTGGACAAGCTGGTGAATATTTTCTCCTCGGCCAAGGGACGTATCATCGTGGCAACCTTTGCCTCGAACATTCACCGGATACAGCAGGTCATGGACGTGGCCCAGCGGTTCAACCGCAACGTAGCCATCTCGGGCCTCAGCATGCAGAAAAACGTGGAGATATCCGACAGCCTGGGATATCTCTCCATGAAAGATGACCTCGTTGTCAGCGTTGAAAAGGCCAATTCCCTGCCGCACAAGAAACTGGTGGTCATCGGCACCGGGACCCAGGGTGAACCCATGTCGGCCCTGTCACGCATGGCCGCTGGGACACACCGCCATTTCAGGATTCAGCGCGGCGATACGATCATCATCACCGCGTCGGTGATACCGGGCAACGAACGCCTGGTGACCAACATCGTCAACACCCTCATGAGCCTTGGCGCCGACGTGTACTATGACCAGGAAGACCGCATACACGTTTCCGGGCACGGATCGTCCAAGGAACTGAAACTCATGATATCCATTACCAAACCCCGGTTCTTCATGCCCGTACACGGTGAATTCAAGCATATGAAGGCCCATACGGACATCGCCGAATCTCTCGGCATCAAACCGTCGCGGATACTCATCGCCGAATGCGGCGATGTGCTGGACCTGACGCAGAACAGTTTCAGGAAAACAGGAAAGGTCGAACTTTCGCAGATCTATATCGACGGCAATGAAATAGGCGACGCCTCCAGCGACGTCATCAAGGACCGGCACGCCATGTCTACGGACGGTGTGGTGGTCATCTCCCTGATCATTTCCGAGGGAATGCTGCTGCGCGACCCCGACATCACCACCAAGGGCGTCCTGGGCGAGTCGAATTTACAGATAGTGGAAAACATTCGCAAGGATGTGCGGGCCCAGGTCAAAAAAATGCTGAAAAAGAACATGCACGCCCCGGAGTTGGAAGTAAATCTTAAAAATAATCTTAAAAATCTTCTCTTCAGGCTTACAAAACGCAATTCGCTCATCATAGTGCAGGTGTTGGAGATTTAA